One Archangium violaceum genomic window, TGGCAGCAGCCCATTGCTTCCCTCCTATCCGTTCGTGATCAAGCTCCGCGCTCTTCCCGGTAGATGTCCGCGAGCGCATGAGCCCGTTCGATCTCATCGCGCGCGGCATCCACGGCCAGCACCTTCTCGAAGCGCTCCACCTGCTCGCGGAGGGCGGTCGAGACGAGCCCCCCCACGGCGAGCCGGGCCGAGGCACTCTCCCGCTCGGTGCGCAGCTCGGCAACACGGTCGCCGAGCTCCGCGGCGGCCTCCAGCAGCAGCTTGCCGTCCTGCTCGGCCCGGTTGAGCGACTCGCGCGTGGTGTTCAACAGGGACTCGGTCTGGGCGCGATCCCGCTCGAGCGCCTGGGCGATCTTCGTATCCCCCTGCTCGTCCGCGACGGCCCGCCGCTGGGAGATGTCCTCCAGCCGCTTGACGTACCGCTCCTGCGAGCGGGTCAGGTCTCCCTTGAGCGCCAACAGCGTGGCCGCGGACTTGCGGACCTCGGCCGCCTGCCGCTCCAGGTCCTCGATGAGCTGATCGAAGGCCGCGAGCGGATCCGTGGACCGCTGGGGCTTCTTGGGTGTCTTCTTCCTGCGCAACCAGTCGAAGAGCATGGCCGAGCACAGCCTACTCGAACGGACGGCACAGGAGGCGCACGCGAGAAAGGCGCTCGTGCACCTGTGAACCTCCGACGGCCAGCGCCGAGAGGTAGCGCGCCGGGGTGAGCTGATACACCCCGAGCAGGTGCTGCAGGAGGGTGAGGCCCTCGGTGGCGCGGCGGTCGGCGGAGGCGAGCGCGGCCGCCTCCACGATGGCATCGAGGATGTCGGCCACGCGGGCGATCACCTCGGGACCGGGCGCCTCCCCCGCCAGCTTCTGGGCGCCCACCCGCTCCGGGTCCGGGAAGAGCGCATCGAAGGAGGCCTCGGAAGCCAGGGGCGCGCGAGAGGCGTCCGTCCGTCCGGTGGCCATGGCCTCGAGCGCGTCGAGGTGGGGGGTGAGCGCCTCGATCACCTCCGGGGTGACGGGCACGTCGTGTGGAAGGAGGGTGCGCCAGGGGCTGTCGAACTCGGTCTTCGCCCACTGGATCTCCTGGTCGGAGAGGTGGTGGTAGAAGGCGCGGCCACCCCGGGCACGCTGCTCCATGACGAGCGACTTGAGGTCCGGGTTCTCCTCGCCGAGCGAGATGAAGCTGAGCGAGATGTCCAGCGCGTCCACGGGAGCGCGGGTACGGCGGATGAGCTCCAGGTCGACGCGATCCTCGCCATCGGTGATGAGCACCACGGTGGCCCGGGCGAGGTACGGATCCTTTCCCCGCGCGGCGCGGATGGAGTCGAAGGCGGACATGAGCGCCAGGGTGATGTCCGTCTGGCCCTCGGCGGGCGAGTCGCGGAAGAGCTTCTCGATCTGCCGGGTGGCCTCGCGGGCCGTGTCCACGCGGGCCAGCTCCGTGGGGGCGTCGTTGAAGAAGGAGAAGTAGAGCGGATCGAAGGGGTGGCCCTGGCGCGCCTTGACGCGGAGGTTGTTGAGCTCGGCGATGATGATGGCGTCGCGGAAGCGCGCCCGGGAGCCGTGCATGGAGCCCGAGGCGTCACAGACGTACACGCGCACGGCGGTGCGCTTCTTCTTCTTGGGCTGGACGGGCGGCTCCTCCTCCAGGTAGGCGCGCACCGTCTGGCTGTGGGCGGCCAGCTCGTAGACGAGCAGCCTCGGGTCCGAGATGACGAAGTTGTGCACGTCGTGCAGACCGCCCGTGCGCTCGAACGTCATGTTCTGCGTGGGGTACGGCACCCGACGCGGCACGGGACGCACCTTCCGGGTGTTCACCTCGACGACTTCCTCGGAGAGCGAGTCCTCCACGTCGAAGTAGCGGGCGCAGCCGGCCGCCAGCTCGAACGCGGAGAGCTGCTCGGGCCGCAGCGAGAAGGCCAGATCCGCGAGCAGGTCATCCGCGCTGGAGGCCTTGGGCGCCTGCCGGAGCGCGTTCGGGCCCTCGAAGGCGGGGGGCGCCTCGCCGAACCAGCGGGTCAGATCATCGCGCTCGGCGGACTCCAGCATGGCCCGCATCGGCTCGCGGGAAGGCATCATCGGCTCGAGCGCCGCTCGGGCCGCCGCCGCCAGCCGGGGATCATTGGCCTCGAGGGCTCGCTCATAGAGCCCCCGGAGCGAGCGCCAGGCCATGTGCGGATCCCTGCTCGCGGTGCGTCGCACCTCCTTCACCAGTGCATCCAGCGAGCGCGTCGCCGGCTGCTCCCGGACACGCTCACGCGCCTGGGCCACCTCGCTGCGCAGGGCCACGCCGCGATCCCGGTCGTGCTCCATGCCGATGCGCAGGAGGATCTCATGGGCGACGTCCAGGTCCCTTCGCTTCTGGACCAGGTCCTCCACGTTGGTGCGCGCACGCTCGGCGAGGAACTCGGCCACGGCCATGCGGGCCTTGCTCGGGGCTCCGCGATCGTTCCAGAGCGGACCGGGCCTCGTGAAGATCTCGAACGCGCCCTCCTCCTCCCGAGGCGGGGGTGTGGGGGACATGAAGAGGTCCGCCACCCGCAGCACCCGCGCGAGCCGCACGAAACCCCGCTCCAGCGCCGTGCGCGCCCCCGGAGGCGTCCGGCCTACCCGGAGCATCTTCTCCACCGCATCCAGCGTCCGCTCGTACTCCTCCAGCGCCTCGCCGGCCCGGGTCTTCAGCCCCGTGGCCAGCTCGCCCACCCTGCCCTTCTTCACACCGAGCTCGAGCAGCAGTCGGGCATCCGCGAGCGTGTGCACCCCCACCCGCTCCAGGGCCTTGTCGAGCGCCGTCACGGTGGGCAGGGACAGGTCCACCTCGGCCGGGGCGGTGAGCCCGAGCCACCAACCCCGCAGACCCTCGGACTGGGACGGACTCCCCTGGAGCGCGTCCAACCGGAGCCGCAGGCGTGAGAGCCGCGAGCCGAGCACGCGTCAACCCCTCCTCACAACGAGGCCCGCAGCTCCAGCAGCTGCTTGCTGAAGCGGGTGAAGTCGTCGTCGATGCCGCGCAGCACGCTCTCCAGCTTGCGCGCGCTGTCGCCCAGCTCGCCGGGGATGGCGATCAGCACGCCGAGCAGGCCCTTGATGCGCACCAGCTCACCCTCCTTGAGCGCGAGCAGCGGGAATCGGCTCTTCACCAGGCGATCGAAGACCTGCTCCGCGGAGGCCCGGTTCTGGATGGACTCGGGGGCCGGCAGCGCGTTGAAGAGCTGGGTGAGCCAGCTGCGCAGGTACTTGAGACGCGTCTGGACGAAGGACAGCTCCACCCGGGCCACCGCGTCGCGGATGGTGTCGGAGAGGAAGGACGTAGCGGAGGCCGGCCGCGCGAAGGCGAGCTGTCCGTCCAGCCCGAGCAGCGCGGCGAACTCACCGTCCCGGACCTGAGCGGAGAAGTCCCCCCGGTAGAAGGTGTAGGCCTCGCCATTGACGGCGGCATGAGGGGCCGGCGGAGGGCTCGCCACCTCGCGGCCAATGTTCCGCACGTACTCGCGCAGGCGCGTCTCGAGGATCTCCCGGCACTCGGTGAACACGGGCTCCGGGGACAGGCCCTCGCGCCGCAGGTTCTCCGCCACCGACTGCACCGTGCGGGAGAACTGGTCGATGCGCTCGAAGGGCGTGGTGGACAGCACGTCCCGCGCGTAGGCGAACCCGAGCGGCTGCAACAGCTCCTGCTTGAGGCCGCGCTGCGCAGGATCCAGCTTGCACAGGGCCGTCTCGAGCTGGGTGAGCCGGCGCGAGTCCGCCGCGAGCGCATCGAGCGGATCCCTCCGGCCACGCGACGCGGGGAAGACGCTCGTCGCACGCTGACGGAGCGCGACCACGGCACGCCGCCGCGCCTCGGACTCCGAGGCCCGCAGGCGCGCCACCGCGCCCGAGCTGCCCTCGGCGAGCAGCACCAGGAGCTCGCCCACCTTGGCCAGCTCCTCGGAGAGGTTGTCCACCATACCGACGAGCGTCTCCAGCACCACCGCCTCGTCGAAGGCGAGACTCTCGGCGTTGAGCGCCATCAGCTCGAGCGCCTGCAGGACGAAGCGGGCCACCGACTCACACAGGGCCGGCAGCCGCTGGCGCAACTCCGGCACCTGGCGGCACAGATCCACCGTCTCCACGAGCGCGGAGAACACGGCCACGCCCGCCCGGGGCTCGGTGCCCTCGACGGGCCCGCGCGCCATGCGCTGCTCCACCGTCGCGAGCAGCCCGCGCGCGGCTCCCAGCAGGACCACCCGGTTGTCCGGATGACGCGGCCCCGGGACGAGCTTGATGCGCAGGCGCTGCGCCGTGGTGGTGACGATGCCGGGCTGGAAGTTGCGCGCCAGGGCCTCCACGACCTTGAGATCCTCGGCCGCGCCGAGCGACGACGCCTCGCGCTCCACGCCCGTGCCCAGCTCCGCGCGCACCTTGGTCAGCGCGGCATCGAAGGCCTTCTGCTCGATGCGGACGATCTCCAACTGCGCGCGCTCGCGGGGATCCACCGCCACCTTGAGGAGCGCCTCGGACTCCTCCGCCGGAGGTCCGCCGAGCAGGAAGAACCAGCGCAGGGCATCCAGGTCCTCCACGGTGGCCTCGAGCGACCGCTCCGGGCGGCGGTAGAGCTGATCCCTCACCACCGCGGCCTTGAGGGCCCACAGCGCCTTCACCACCGAGCGTTGGGAGAAGTACTTGGTGGGCACGTAGTCGGGCAGCTTGGACACCTGGGCCGTGAGCGCGCGCTCCAGCTCGTCGGCGAGCATCTCGATGGCCTCGAGCAGGTGGCTGGAGACGGTCACCCGCTCCACGGCCTCCTGGAGTACGTCCAGTTGCTGCAGGGTGAGGGTGGCGCGCAGATCCGGCCGGATGCCATGGGCGAAGCGGTGCAGCATGGCCGCGCGGCTGGGGCGCCGGGCGAAGGACTTGGGCACGAAGGAGATGAAGCTGAGCCGGTCCGCGAAGGCCAGGAGCAGCTCCGGCGAGCGCGCCAGCACCTCGGAGAGGTAGCGGTTGCTCGTCATGATGGCGCACTCGATGCGCCCGCTCGTCACCCGGCGCCCGTGCTTGAGCTCGCGCTCGTGCAGGACGTTGAGGATGGAGCGCAGCAGCATGTCGCGCCCGTCGAAGACCTCGTCGAGGAAGGCGTGGGTGGCGCCCAGCATGCCGTCCTCGGTGATGTACTCGGTGCGCCCCGTCTCGGTGAGCACCTTGAAGTCCACCGGGCCGATGAGGTCCGTCTGCACGGTGGATTCGGCGATCTGCTTGGCGAAGAGCGAGGGCTGTCCCGTCTTCTCGTCCAGGATGCGTCCCAGCACCGCGGAGGCGATGGCGCTCTTGGCCGTCCCCGGCGGCCCCACCACGAGCACGTGCTCCCGGCACAGCAGCGCCAGCTCGATCTGGGTGAGGAGCGTCTCACGCTCGAGGTAGGCCTCGCG contains:
- a CDS encoding PspA/IM30 family protein, producing the protein MLFDWLRRKKTPKKPQRSTDPLAAFDQLIEDLERQAAEVRKSAATLLALKGDLTRSQERYVKRLEDISQRRAVADEQGDTKIAQALERDRAQTESLLNTTRESLNRAEQDGKLLLEAAAELGDRVAELRTERESASARLAVGGLVSTALREQVERFEKVLAVDAARDEIERAHALADIYREERGA
- a CDS encoding vWA domain-containing protein; the encoded protein is MLGSRLSRLRLRLDALQGSPSQSEGLRGWWLGLTAPAEVDLSLPTVTALDKALERVGVHTLADARLLLELGVKKGRVGELATGLKTRAGEALEEYERTLDAVEKMLRVGRTPPGARTALERGFVRLARVLRVADLFMSPTPPPREEEGAFEIFTRPGPLWNDRGAPSKARMAVAEFLAERARTNVEDLVQKRRDLDVAHEILLRIGMEHDRDRGVALRSEVAQARERVREQPATRSLDALVKEVRRTASRDPHMAWRSLRGLYERALEANDPRLAAAARAALEPMMPSREPMRAMLESAERDDLTRWFGEAPPAFEGPNALRQAPKASSADDLLADLAFSLRPEQLSAFELAAGCARYFDVEDSLSEEVVEVNTRKVRPVPRRVPYPTQNMTFERTGGLHDVHNFVISDPRLLVYELAAHSQTVRAYLEEEPPVQPKKKKRTAVRVYVCDASGSMHGSRARFRDAIIIAELNNLRVKARQGHPFDPLYFSFFNDAPTELARVDTAREATRQIEKLFRDSPAEGQTDITLALMSAFDSIRAARGKDPYLARATVVLITDGEDRVDLELIRRTRAPVDALDISLSFISLGEENPDLKSLVMEQRARGGRAFYHHLSDQEIQWAKTEFDSPWRTLLPHDVPVTPEVIEALTPHLDALEAMATGRTDASRAPLASEASFDALFPDPERVGAQKLAGEAPGPEVIARVADILDAIVEAAALASADRRATEGLTLLQHLLGVYQLTPARYLSALAVGGSQVHERLSRVRLLCRPFE
- a CDS encoding AAA family ATPase, with amino-acid sequence MHPPTHVHPQAAQAFRHFFQELREAYLERETLLTQIELALLCREHVLVVGPPGTAKSAIASAVLGRILDEKTGQPSLFAKQIAESTVQTDLIGPVDFKVLTETGRTEYITEDGMLGATHAFLDEVFDGRDMLLRSILNVLHERELKHGRRVTSGRIECAIMTSNRYLSEVLARSPELLLAFADRLSFISFVPKSFARRPSRAAMLHRFAHGIRPDLRATLTLQQLDVLQEAVERVTVSSHLLEAIEMLADELERALTAQVSKLPDYVPTKYFSQRSVVKALWALKAAVVRDQLYRRPERSLEATVEDLDALRWFFLLGGPPAEESEALLKVAVDPRERAQLEIVRIEQKAFDAALTKVRAELGTGVEREASSLGAAEDLKVVEALARNFQPGIVTTTAQRLRIKLVPGPRHPDNRVVLLGAARGLLATVEQRMARGPVEGTEPRAGVAVFSALVETVDLCRQVPELRQRLPALCESVARFVLQALELMALNAESLAFDEAVVLETLVGMVDNLSEELAKVGELLVLLAEGSSGAVARLRASESEARRRAVVALRQRATSVFPASRGRRDPLDALAADSRRLTQLETALCKLDPAQRGLKQELLQPLGFAYARDVLSTTPFERIDQFSRTVQSVAENLRREGLSPEPVFTECREILETRLREYVRNIGREVASPPPAPHAAVNGEAYTFYRGDFSAQVRDGEFAALLGLDGQLAFARPASATSFLSDTIRDAVARVELSFVQTRLKYLRSWLTQLFNALPAPESIQNRASAEQVFDRLVKSRFPLLALKEGELVRIKGLLGVLIAIPGELGDSARKLESVLRGIDDDFTRFSKQLLELRASL